A window from Gossypium raimondii isolate GPD5lz chromosome 7, ASM2569854v1, whole genome shotgun sequence encodes these proteins:
- the LOC105801081 gene encoding uncharacterized protein LOC105801081 isoform X3, whose product MMDVERSSLCNCVVNFLLEENYLLTAFELLHELLDDGRDAQAIRLKEFFSDPSHFPPDQISRYSSLRVLDPQSLLEEKEAIEEKLALSDYELRLAQEDIVKLKTELQRKEDLTQDKSSEPSVSNHVNHAPEIHRQKRDAPFSDLGPLKANERKDLNCTVKEYLLIAGYRLTAMTFYEEVTDQNLDVWENSPASVPDALRHYYYQYLSSTSEAAEEKISMIRENDSLKEANESLNHEKLCLMKNKELAEGQINALTKSLEATQKDVKDKENLTQDLKQALENQRKELNDCRAEITSLKMHIEGSSSLQNPVAANLDSTQSEAIESYKEEIKSLQMEIERLKAEKTNISDLVDSSCGDKEAIQTEEKVVEMDDNRTQISHHIEPAEVVDSNTLVMPVQTFDNSTPKPEENLPESSMNPSNSTDGFPDGRNLSQQEEKPLSEDSGLHLNSENLGSEPVPENMGLATIQILADALPKIVPYVLINHREELLPLIMCAIERHPDSSTRDSLTHTLFNLIKRPDEQQRRIIMDACVSLAKNVGEMRTETELLPQCWEQINHTYEERRLLVAQSCGELAEFVRPEIRDSLILSIVQQLIEDPATVVREAAAHNLALLLPLFPLMDKYFKVEELMFQLACDPSGVVVETALKELLPAIINWGNKLDHILRVLLSHILGSAQRCPPLSGVEGSVESHLRVLGEQERWNLDVSLRMLAKLLPFIHQKAIETCPFSSVSESNGTLLSNSILELYAGGHVEWPAFEWVHVDCFSGLLQLACLLPQKEDNLRNRITKFLLAVSECFGDSYLIRIMLPVFLIAIGDDADLTFFPPNIHSRIKGLRPRTAVAERLAILGVLPLLLAGVLGSPGKRQQLADYLRKLLLEGATKESRSTTHNMDIVNAVRFLCTFEEHHGMIFNILWEMVVSSNIEMKISAANILKVIVPYIDAKVASTHVLPALITLGSDQNLNVKYASIDAFGAVAQHFKNDMIVDKIRVQMDAFLEDGSLEATIAVVRSLVVAVPHTTERLGDYLLSKIFQLTNTPVSSTDVMRRRQRANAFCEAIRALDATDLSANSIRDFLLPTIQNLLKDPDALDPAHKEALEIILKERSGGTFEALSKVVGAHLGIASSVTSFFGESGLLGKKEITELPTEPVEALQSAASPAAAEDTRFMRIMRVTDMLRGKGKNPEETHQNQ is encoded by the exons ATGATGGATGTTGAAAGATCTTCGCTATGCAATTGCGTGGTGAATTTTTTACTGGAAGAAAATTACTTGTTAACGGCATTTGAATTACTCCACGAGCTTCTCGACGATGGCCGTGATGCTCAAGCGATTCGTCTCAAGGAGTTCTTCTCTGATCCTTCTCATTTCCCTCCCGATCAAATCTCTCGTTACAGCTCTCTTCGAG TTTTAGATCCTCAGAGTTTGCTAGAAGAGAAAGAAGCAATTGAAGAAAAACTAGCGCTTAGTGACTATGAACTACGTTTAGCTCAAGAAGACATTGTGAAACTCAAGACTGAGttacaaagaaaagaagatcTCACTCAGGATAAATCGAGTG AACCAAGTGTAAGCAATCATGTAAATCATGCACCGGAAATACATCGGCAAAAGCGAGATGCTCCCTTTTCTGATTTAGGCCCATTGAAGGCTAACGAGCGTAAAGATCTAAATTGTACAGTAAAGGAATATTTGCTAATAGCTGGATATCGACTAACTGCAATGACATTTTATGAAGAG GTTACAGATCAAAACCTAGATGTTTGGGAAAACTCACCAGCATCTGTACCTGATGCGTTACGCCATTATTATTACCAGTACCTGTCTTCAACTTCAGAAGCTGCTGAG GAGAAAATTTCTATGATTCGAGAAAATGACTCATTAAAAGAGGCAAATGAGAGTTTAAATCATGAGAAACTGTGCTTGATGAAAAACAAAGAATTGGCTGAAGGTCAAATAAATGCATTAACAAAATCCTTGGAAGCCACTCAGAAGGATGTAAAGGACAAGGAAAATCTG aCACAAGATCTGAAGCAAGCCTTAGAAAACCAAAGGAAGGAACTGAATGATTGTAGAGCTGAAATCACATCTCTGAAAATGCACATTGAAGGATCTAGTTCTTTACAAAATCCAGTGGCTGCTAATCTCGACTCTACTCAGTCCGAGGCTATAGAAAGTTACAAGGAAGAAATAAAGTCTTTGCAGATGGAAATTGAAAGATTAAAGGctgaaaaaacaaatatttcgGATTTAGTTGATTCCAGCTGTGGTGACAAAGAGGCAATACAGACTGAAGAGAAAGTCGTGGAGATGGATGATAATAGAACTCAAATCTCTCATCATATTGAACCAGCAGAAGTTGTAGACAGCAACACGCTGGTAATGCCAGTTCAAACATTCGACAACAGCACTCCCAAGCCTGAAGAAAATTTGCCAGAATCAAGTATGAATCCTTCTAACAGTACTGATGGTTTCCCAGATGGTAGAAACCTATCTCAACAAGAAGAGAAACCACTATCAGAAGATAGCGGGTTGCATTTAAATTCTGAAAACCTTGGCAGTGAACCTGTTCCTGAGAATATG GGTTTGGCGACTATTCAAATCCTTGCAGATGCCTTGCCTAAGATTGTACCATATGTTTTGATCAATCATCGGGAG GAGCTTCTTCCACTGATAATGTGTGCCATCGAGAGGCATCCAGATAGCAGCACTCGAGATTCATTGACACACACACTCTTCAATTTGATTAAACGTCCAGATGAGCAGCAAAGGCGAATTATAATGGAT GCATGTGTCAGCCTTGCTAAAAATGTGGGGGAGATGAGAACAGAAACAGAATTGCTTCCCCAGTGCTGGGAACAA ATAAATCATACATATGAGGAGCGTAGATTGCTGGTTGCTCAATCATGTGGAGAGCTTGCTGAATTTGTCCGACCTGAGATTCGCGATTCTCTTATTCTATCTATTGTGCAACAACTAATAGAAGATCCTGCAACGGTTGTTCGAGAAGCTGCTGCACACAACCTTGCTTTGTTGCTCCCACTCTTTCCGCTGATGGATAAATATTTCAAG GTTGAGGAGTTGATGTTCCAATTGGCCTGTGATCCATCTGGAGTGGTTGTTGAAACAGCACTAAAAGAACTACTTCCTGCAATAATAAATTGGGGAAACAAGTTAGACCATATTTTGAGAGTTCTACTCTCTCATATCTTAGGCTCTGCTCAG CGTTGCCCACCTCTTTCTGGTGTTGAAGGGTCTGTGGAGTCCCACCTTCGTGTTTTAGGTGAACAAGAGCGTTGGAATCTTGATGTTTCATTAAGAATGCTGGCTAAATTGCTTCCTTTTATTCATCAGAAAGCAATTGAGACTTGCCCATTTTCCTCTGTTTCGGAGTCAAATGGGACATTGTTGTCCAACTCCATACTTGAACTGTATGCAGG GGGACATGTTGAATGGCCTGCATTCGAATGGGTGCATGTCGATTGCTTTTCTGGTTTGCTACAGCTGGCTTGCTTGTTACCCCAGAAAGAAGATAACTTGAGAAACCGAATTACAAAG TTTTTGTTGGCTGTTTCTGAATGTTTTGGGGATTCTTATTTGATACGCATAATGCTGCCTGTATTCTTGATAGCAATTGGGGATGATGCAGATCTGACGTTTTTCCCTCCAAACATTCATTCAAGAATCAAAG GTTTGAGACCAAGAACAGCTGTGGCAGAGAGACTTGCTATTCTAGGGGTCCTACCACTTCTCTTGGCAGGCGTTCTAGGATCTCCTGGTAAGCGTCAACAATTAGCTGACTACTTGAGAAAGCTGCTATTGGAAGGTGCCACGAAGGAGAGTCGGTCTACAACACACAACATGGATATTGTTAATGCTGTCCGCTTCCTTTG CACATTCGAAGAACATCATGGCATGATATTCAATATCTTGTGGGAAATGGTTGTAAGCTCCAATATAGAAATGAAGATCAGTGCTGCCAATATACTCAAAGTCATT GTGCCGTATATTGATGCAAAAGTAGCGTCTACACATGTTCTCCCTGCCCTGATTACTCTTGGCTCTGACCAAAACCTGAATGTGAAGTATGCAAGCATAGATGCATTTGGAGCTGTGGCacaacattttaaaaatgatatg ATTGTTGATAAAATACGTGTTCAAATGGATGCTTTTCTTGAAGATGGATCCCTTGAAGCAACTATTGCTGTGGTCCGTTCATTAGTGGTAGCTGTTCCACATACAACGGAGAGACTTGGGGATT ATCTTTTATCCAAGATTTTCCAACTGACAAACACACCTGTTTCTTCAACGGATGTGATGCGTCGTCGGCAGAGAGCTAATGCATTTTGTGAAGCTATTCGTGCTCTGGATGCTACAG ATCTTTCTGCAAATAGCATCCGTGATTTCCTCCTTCCCACCATACAGAACTTATTAAAAGACCCCGATGCACTTGATCCGGCACACAAAGAAGCCCTTGAAATAATATTGAAAGAACGGTCAGGTGGGACTTTTGAGGCTTTGAGTAAGGTGGTGGGAGCGCACCTCGGGATTGCGTCATCAGTGACTAGCTTTTTTGGTGAAAGTGGACTGCTAGGCAAGAAAGAAATTACGGAATTACCAACAGAACCAGTTGAAGCTCTGCAATCTGCAGCATCACCAGCAGCGGCAGAGGATACCAGATTCATGCGAATCATGAGGGTTACTGACATGCTTAGAGGCAAAGGAAAGAACCCAGAAGAAACTCACCAGAACCAGTGA
- the LOC105801081 gene encoding uncharacterized protein LOC105801081 isoform X2, translated as MMDVERSSLCNCVVNFLLEENYLLTAFELLHELLDDGRDAQAIRLKEFFSDPSHFPPDQISRYSSLRVLDPQSLLEEKEAIEEKLALSDYELRLAQEDIVKLKTELQRKEDLTQDKSSEPSVSNHVNHAPEIHRQKRDAPFSDLGPLKANERKDLNCTVKEYLLIAGYRLTAMTFYEEVTDQNLDVWENSPASVPDALRHYYYQYLSSTSEAAEEKISMIRENDSLKEANESLNHEKLCLMKNKELAEGQINALTKSLEATQKDVKDKENLTQDLKQALENQRKELNDCRAEITSLKMHIEGSSSLQNPVAANLDSTQSEAIESYKEEIKSLQMEIERLKAEKTNISDLVDSSCGDKEAIQTEEKVVEMDDNRTQISHHIEPAEVVDSNTLVMPVQTFDNSTPKPEENLPESSMNPSNSTDGFPDGRNLSQQEEKPLSEDSGLHLNSENLGSEPVPENMGLATIQILADALPKIVPYVLINHREELLPLIMCAIERHPDSSTRDSLTHTLFNLIKRPDEQQRRIIMDACVSLAKNVGEMRTETELLPQCWEQINHTYEERRLLVAQSCGELAEFVRPEIRDSLILSIVQQLIEDPATVVREAAAHNLALLLPLFPLMDKYFKVEELMFQLACDPSGVVVETALKELLPAIINWGNKLDHILRVLLSHILGSAQRCPPLSGVEGSVESHLRVLGEQERWNLDVSLRMLAKLLPFIHQKAIETCPFSSVSESNGTLLSNSILELYAGGHVEWPAFEWVHVDCFSGLLQLACLLPQKEDNLRNRITKFLLAVSECFGDSYLIRIMLPVFLIAIGDDADLTFFPPNIHSRIKGLRPRTAVAERLAILGVLPLLLAGVLGSPGKRQQLADYLRKLLLEGATKESRSTTHNMDIVNAVRFLCTFEEHHGMIFNILWEMVVSSNIEMKISAANILKVIVPYIDAKVASTHVLPALITLGSDQNLNVKYASIDAFGAVAQHFKNDMIVDKIRVQMDAFLEDGSLEATIAVVRSLVVAVPHTTERLGDYLLSKIFQLTNTPVSSTDVMRRRQRANAFCEAIRALDATADLSANSIRDFLLPTIQNLLKDPDALDPAHKEALEIILKERSGGTFEALSKVVGAHLGIASSVTSFFGESGLLGKKEITELPTEPVEALQSAASPAAAEDTRFMRIMRVTDMLRGKGKNPEETHQNQ; from the exons ATGATGGATGTTGAAAGATCTTCGCTATGCAATTGCGTGGTGAATTTTTTACTGGAAGAAAATTACTTGTTAACGGCATTTGAATTACTCCACGAGCTTCTCGACGATGGCCGTGATGCTCAAGCGATTCGTCTCAAGGAGTTCTTCTCTGATCCTTCTCATTTCCCTCCCGATCAAATCTCTCGTTACAGCTCTCTTCGAG TTTTAGATCCTCAGAGTTTGCTAGAAGAGAAAGAAGCAATTGAAGAAAAACTAGCGCTTAGTGACTATGAACTACGTTTAGCTCAAGAAGACATTGTGAAACTCAAGACTGAGttacaaagaaaagaagatcTCACTCAGGATAAATCGAGTG AACCAAGTGTAAGCAATCATGTAAATCATGCACCGGAAATACATCGGCAAAAGCGAGATGCTCCCTTTTCTGATTTAGGCCCATTGAAGGCTAACGAGCGTAAAGATCTAAATTGTACAGTAAAGGAATATTTGCTAATAGCTGGATATCGACTAACTGCAATGACATTTTATGAAGAG GTTACAGATCAAAACCTAGATGTTTGGGAAAACTCACCAGCATCTGTACCTGATGCGTTACGCCATTATTATTACCAGTACCTGTCTTCAACTTCAGAAGCTGCTGAG GAGAAAATTTCTATGATTCGAGAAAATGACTCATTAAAAGAGGCAAATGAGAGTTTAAATCATGAGAAACTGTGCTTGATGAAAAACAAAGAATTGGCTGAAGGTCAAATAAATGCATTAACAAAATCCTTGGAAGCCACTCAGAAGGATGTAAAGGACAAGGAAAATCTG aCACAAGATCTGAAGCAAGCCTTAGAAAACCAAAGGAAGGAACTGAATGATTGTAGAGCTGAAATCACATCTCTGAAAATGCACATTGAAGGATCTAGTTCTTTACAAAATCCAGTGGCTGCTAATCTCGACTCTACTCAGTCCGAGGCTATAGAAAGTTACAAGGAAGAAATAAAGTCTTTGCAGATGGAAATTGAAAGATTAAAGGctgaaaaaacaaatatttcgGATTTAGTTGATTCCAGCTGTGGTGACAAAGAGGCAATACAGACTGAAGAGAAAGTCGTGGAGATGGATGATAATAGAACTCAAATCTCTCATCATATTGAACCAGCAGAAGTTGTAGACAGCAACACGCTGGTAATGCCAGTTCAAACATTCGACAACAGCACTCCCAAGCCTGAAGAAAATTTGCCAGAATCAAGTATGAATCCTTCTAACAGTACTGATGGTTTCCCAGATGGTAGAAACCTATCTCAACAAGAAGAGAAACCACTATCAGAAGATAGCGGGTTGCATTTAAATTCTGAAAACCTTGGCAGTGAACCTGTTCCTGAGAATATG GGTTTGGCGACTATTCAAATCCTTGCAGATGCCTTGCCTAAGATTGTACCATATGTTTTGATCAATCATCGGGAG GAGCTTCTTCCACTGATAATGTGTGCCATCGAGAGGCATCCAGATAGCAGCACTCGAGATTCATTGACACACACACTCTTCAATTTGATTAAACGTCCAGATGAGCAGCAAAGGCGAATTATAATGGAT GCATGTGTCAGCCTTGCTAAAAATGTGGGGGAGATGAGAACAGAAACAGAATTGCTTCCCCAGTGCTGGGAACAA ATAAATCATACATATGAGGAGCGTAGATTGCTGGTTGCTCAATCATGTGGAGAGCTTGCTGAATTTGTCCGACCTGAGATTCGCGATTCTCTTATTCTATCTATTGTGCAACAACTAATAGAAGATCCTGCAACGGTTGTTCGAGAAGCTGCTGCACACAACCTTGCTTTGTTGCTCCCACTCTTTCCGCTGATGGATAAATATTTCAAG GTTGAGGAGTTGATGTTCCAATTGGCCTGTGATCCATCTGGAGTGGTTGTTGAAACAGCACTAAAAGAACTACTTCCTGCAATAATAAATTGGGGAAACAAGTTAGACCATATTTTGAGAGTTCTACTCTCTCATATCTTAGGCTCTGCTCAG CGTTGCCCACCTCTTTCTGGTGTTGAAGGGTCTGTGGAGTCCCACCTTCGTGTTTTAGGTGAACAAGAGCGTTGGAATCTTGATGTTTCATTAAGAATGCTGGCTAAATTGCTTCCTTTTATTCATCAGAAAGCAATTGAGACTTGCCCATTTTCCTCTGTTTCGGAGTCAAATGGGACATTGTTGTCCAACTCCATACTTGAACTGTATGCAGG GGGACATGTTGAATGGCCTGCATTCGAATGGGTGCATGTCGATTGCTTTTCTGGTTTGCTACAGCTGGCTTGCTTGTTACCCCAGAAAGAAGATAACTTGAGAAACCGAATTACAAAG TTTTTGTTGGCTGTTTCTGAATGTTTTGGGGATTCTTATTTGATACGCATAATGCTGCCTGTATTCTTGATAGCAATTGGGGATGATGCAGATCTGACGTTTTTCCCTCCAAACATTCATTCAAGAATCAAAG GTTTGAGACCAAGAACAGCTGTGGCAGAGAGACTTGCTATTCTAGGGGTCCTACCACTTCTCTTGGCAGGCGTTCTAGGATCTCCTGGTAAGCGTCAACAATTAGCTGACTACTTGAGAAAGCTGCTATTGGAAGGTGCCACGAAGGAGAGTCGGTCTACAACACACAACATGGATATTGTTAATGCTGTCCGCTTCCTTTG CACATTCGAAGAACATCATGGCATGATATTCAATATCTTGTGGGAAATGGTTGTAAGCTCCAATATAGAAATGAAGATCAGTGCTGCCAATATACTCAAAGTCATT GTGCCGTATATTGATGCAAAAGTAGCGTCTACACATGTTCTCCCTGCCCTGATTACTCTTGGCTCTGACCAAAACCTGAATGTGAAGTATGCAAGCATAGATGCATTTGGAGCTGTGGCacaacattttaaaaatgatatg ATTGTTGATAAAATACGTGTTCAAATGGATGCTTTTCTTGAAGATGGATCCCTTGAAGCAACTATTGCTGTGGTCCGTTCATTAGTGGTAGCTGTTCCACATACAACGGAGAGACTTGGGGATT ATCTTTTATCCAAGATTTTCCAACTGACAAACACACCTGTTTCTTCAACGGATGTGATGCGTCGTCGGCAGAGAGCTAATGCATTTTGTGAAGCTATTCGTGCTCTGGATGCTACAG CAGATCTTTCTGCAAATAGCATCCGTGATTTCCTCCTTCCCACCATACAGAACTTATTAAAAGACCCCGATGCACTTGATCCGGCACACAAAGAAGCCCTTGAAATAATATTGAAAGAACGGTCAGGTGGGACTTTTGAGGCTTTGAGTAAGGTGGTGGGAGCGCACCTCGGGATTGCGTCATCAGTGACTAGCTTTTTTGGTGAAAGTGGACTGCTAGGCAAGAAAGAAATTACGGAATTACCAACAGAACCAGTTGAAGCTCTGCAATCTGCAGCATCACCAGCAGCGGCAGAGGATACCAGATTCATGCGAATCATGAGGGTTACTGACATGCTTAGAGGCAAAGGAAAGAACCCAGAAGAAACTCACCAGAACCAGTGA
- the LOC105801081 gene encoding uncharacterized protein LOC105801081 isoform X1 yields MMDVERSSLCNCVVNFLLEENYLLTAFELLHELLDDGRDAQAIRLKEFFSDPSHFPPDQISRYSSLRVLDPQSLLEEKEAIEEKLALSDYELRLAQEDIVKLKTELQRKEDLTQDKSSEPSVSNHVNHAPEIHRQKRDAPFSDLGPLKANERKDLNCTVKEYLLIAGYRLTAMTFYEEVTDQNLDVWENSPASVPDALRHYYYQYLSSTSEAAEEKISMIRENDSLKEANESLNHEKLCLMKNKELAEGQINALTKSLEATQKDVKDKENLTQDLKQALENQRKELNDCRAEITSLKMHIEGSSSLQNPVAANLDSTQSEAIESYKEEIKSLQMEIERLKAEKTNISDLVDSSCGDKEAIQTEEKVVEMDDNRTQISHHIEPAEVVDSNTLVMPVQTFDNSTPKPEENLPESSMNPSNSTDGFPDGRNLSQQEEKPLSEDSGLHLNSENLGSEPVPENMGLATIQILADALPKIVPYVLINHREELLPLIMCAIERHPDSSTRDSLTHTLFNLIKRPDEQQRRIIMDACVSLAKNVGEMRTETELLPQCWEQINHTYEERRLLVAQSCGELAEFVRPEIRDSLILSIVQQLIEDPATVVREAAAHNLALLLPLFPLMDKYFKVEELMFQLACDPSGVVVETALKELLPAIINWGNKLDHILRVLLSHILGSAQRCPPLSGVEGSVESHLRVLGEQERWNLDVSLRMLAKLLPFIHQKAIETCPFSSVSESNGTLLSNSILELYAGGHVEWPAFEWVHVDCFSGLLQLACLLPQKEDNLRNRITKFLLAVSECFGDSYLIRIMLPVFLIAIGDDADLTFFPPNIHSRIKGLRPRTAVAERLAILGVLPLLLAGVLGSPGKRQQLADYLRKLLLEGATKESRSTTHNMDIVNAVRFLCTFEEHHGMIFNILWEMVVSSNIEMKISAANILKVIQVPYIDAKVASTHVLPALITLGSDQNLNVKYASIDAFGAVAQHFKNDMIVDKIRVQMDAFLEDGSLEATIAVVRSLVVAVPHTTERLGDYLLSKIFQLTNTPVSSTDVMRRRQRANAFCEAIRALDATADLSANSIRDFLLPTIQNLLKDPDALDPAHKEALEIILKERSGGTFEALSKVVGAHLGIASSVTSFFGESGLLGKKEITELPTEPVEALQSAASPAAAEDTRFMRIMRVTDMLRGKGKNPEETHQNQ; encoded by the exons ATGATGGATGTTGAAAGATCTTCGCTATGCAATTGCGTGGTGAATTTTTTACTGGAAGAAAATTACTTGTTAACGGCATTTGAATTACTCCACGAGCTTCTCGACGATGGCCGTGATGCTCAAGCGATTCGTCTCAAGGAGTTCTTCTCTGATCCTTCTCATTTCCCTCCCGATCAAATCTCTCGTTACAGCTCTCTTCGAG TTTTAGATCCTCAGAGTTTGCTAGAAGAGAAAGAAGCAATTGAAGAAAAACTAGCGCTTAGTGACTATGAACTACGTTTAGCTCAAGAAGACATTGTGAAACTCAAGACTGAGttacaaagaaaagaagatcTCACTCAGGATAAATCGAGTG AACCAAGTGTAAGCAATCATGTAAATCATGCACCGGAAATACATCGGCAAAAGCGAGATGCTCCCTTTTCTGATTTAGGCCCATTGAAGGCTAACGAGCGTAAAGATCTAAATTGTACAGTAAAGGAATATTTGCTAATAGCTGGATATCGACTAACTGCAATGACATTTTATGAAGAG GTTACAGATCAAAACCTAGATGTTTGGGAAAACTCACCAGCATCTGTACCTGATGCGTTACGCCATTATTATTACCAGTACCTGTCTTCAACTTCAGAAGCTGCTGAG GAGAAAATTTCTATGATTCGAGAAAATGACTCATTAAAAGAGGCAAATGAGAGTTTAAATCATGAGAAACTGTGCTTGATGAAAAACAAAGAATTGGCTGAAGGTCAAATAAATGCATTAACAAAATCCTTGGAAGCCACTCAGAAGGATGTAAAGGACAAGGAAAATCTG aCACAAGATCTGAAGCAAGCCTTAGAAAACCAAAGGAAGGAACTGAATGATTGTAGAGCTGAAATCACATCTCTGAAAATGCACATTGAAGGATCTAGTTCTTTACAAAATCCAGTGGCTGCTAATCTCGACTCTACTCAGTCCGAGGCTATAGAAAGTTACAAGGAAGAAATAAAGTCTTTGCAGATGGAAATTGAAAGATTAAAGGctgaaaaaacaaatatttcgGATTTAGTTGATTCCAGCTGTGGTGACAAAGAGGCAATACAGACTGAAGAGAAAGTCGTGGAGATGGATGATAATAGAACTCAAATCTCTCATCATATTGAACCAGCAGAAGTTGTAGACAGCAACACGCTGGTAATGCCAGTTCAAACATTCGACAACAGCACTCCCAAGCCTGAAGAAAATTTGCCAGAATCAAGTATGAATCCTTCTAACAGTACTGATGGTTTCCCAGATGGTAGAAACCTATCTCAACAAGAAGAGAAACCACTATCAGAAGATAGCGGGTTGCATTTAAATTCTGAAAACCTTGGCAGTGAACCTGTTCCTGAGAATATG GGTTTGGCGACTATTCAAATCCTTGCAGATGCCTTGCCTAAGATTGTACCATATGTTTTGATCAATCATCGGGAG GAGCTTCTTCCACTGATAATGTGTGCCATCGAGAGGCATCCAGATAGCAGCACTCGAGATTCATTGACACACACACTCTTCAATTTGATTAAACGTCCAGATGAGCAGCAAAGGCGAATTATAATGGAT GCATGTGTCAGCCTTGCTAAAAATGTGGGGGAGATGAGAACAGAAACAGAATTGCTTCCCCAGTGCTGGGAACAA ATAAATCATACATATGAGGAGCGTAGATTGCTGGTTGCTCAATCATGTGGAGAGCTTGCTGAATTTGTCCGACCTGAGATTCGCGATTCTCTTATTCTATCTATTGTGCAACAACTAATAGAAGATCCTGCAACGGTTGTTCGAGAAGCTGCTGCACACAACCTTGCTTTGTTGCTCCCACTCTTTCCGCTGATGGATAAATATTTCAAG GTTGAGGAGTTGATGTTCCAATTGGCCTGTGATCCATCTGGAGTGGTTGTTGAAACAGCACTAAAAGAACTACTTCCTGCAATAATAAATTGGGGAAACAAGTTAGACCATATTTTGAGAGTTCTACTCTCTCATATCTTAGGCTCTGCTCAG CGTTGCCCACCTCTTTCTGGTGTTGAAGGGTCTGTGGAGTCCCACCTTCGTGTTTTAGGTGAACAAGAGCGTTGGAATCTTGATGTTTCATTAAGAATGCTGGCTAAATTGCTTCCTTTTATTCATCAGAAAGCAATTGAGACTTGCCCATTTTCCTCTGTTTCGGAGTCAAATGGGACATTGTTGTCCAACTCCATACTTGAACTGTATGCAGG GGGACATGTTGAATGGCCTGCATTCGAATGGGTGCATGTCGATTGCTTTTCTGGTTTGCTACAGCTGGCTTGCTTGTTACCCCAGAAAGAAGATAACTTGAGAAACCGAATTACAAAG TTTTTGTTGGCTGTTTCTGAATGTTTTGGGGATTCTTATTTGATACGCATAATGCTGCCTGTATTCTTGATAGCAATTGGGGATGATGCAGATCTGACGTTTTTCCCTCCAAACATTCATTCAAGAATCAAAG GTTTGAGACCAAGAACAGCTGTGGCAGAGAGACTTGCTATTCTAGGGGTCCTACCACTTCTCTTGGCAGGCGTTCTAGGATCTCCTGGTAAGCGTCAACAATTAGCTGACTACTTGAGAAAGCTGCTATTGGAAGGTGCCACGAAGGAGAGTCGGTCTACAACACACAACATGGATATTGTTAATGCTGTCCGCTTCCTTTG CACATTCGAAGAACATCATGGCATGATATTCAATATCTTGTGGGAAATGGTTGTAAGCTCCAATATAGAAATGAAGATCAGTGCTGCCAATATACTCAAAGTCATT CAGGTGCCGTATATTGATGCAAAAGTAGCGTCTACACATGTTCTCCCTGCCCTGATTACTCTTGGCTCTGACCAAAACCTGAATGTGAAGTATGCAAGCATAGATGCATTTGGAGCTGTGGCacaacattttaaaaatgatatg ATTGTTGATAAAATACGTGTTCAAATGGATGCTTTTCTTGAAGATGGATCCCTTGAAGCAACTATTGCTGTGGTCCGTTCATTAGTGGTAGCTGTTCCACATACAACGGAGAGACTTGGGGATT ATCTTTTATCCAAGATTTTCCAACTGACAAACACACCTGTTTCTTCAACGGATGTGATGCGTCGTCGGCAGAGAGCTAATGCATTTTGTGAAGCTATTCGTGCTCTGGATGCTACAG CAGATCTTTCTGCAAATAGCATCCGTGATTTCCTCCTTCCCACCATACAGAACTTATTAAAAGACCCCGATGCACTTGATCCGGCACACAAAGAAGCCCTTGAAATAATATTGAAAGAACGGTCAGGTGGGACTTTTGAGGCTTTGAGTAAGGTGGTGGGAGCGCACCTCGGGATTGCGTCATCAGTGACTAGCTTTTTTGGTGAAAGTGGACTGCTAGGCAAGAAAGAAATTACGGAATTACCAACAGAACCAGTTGAAGCTCTGCAATCTGCAGCATCACCAGCAGCGGCAGAGGATACCAGATTCATGCGAATCATGAGGGTTACTGACATGCTTAGAGGCAAAGGAAAGAACCCAGAAGAAACTCACCAGAACCAGTGA